TCAAGTATTTGCAACAACGCATTCACCTTACTTGCTAAATCAGTTTGATCTTGCCGGTGTGCTCCCTTTGTACGTGGACAACCAGCGCCTGACTCAGAAGCGCCCGGTCAATTTGACAAAGTCTCAGCGGGCGATGCGGTCACTCCTAGGCAAGTTCGGCCTGCGTCCGGCAGAGGCTCTTCTTGCAAAAAGGGTGGTTGTTGTAGAAGGCCCAAACGATGTGAACTTCTTGCGGGCGCTCATTGAACTACAGACAAACCTAGCCCCCGAGCACCAAGATCTACTCATTGTTCCAGTAGGCGGAAAAGGACAAGTATCCGAACTTTGTCTTTTGCTTGATGAACTCGGCGCCGACTGGCGTGCGCTGTTCGATTGGGATGCGGCTTACGGCACAAACCAACCATTGTTCAAGTCAGGCCTAGCGACCCAAGACGTAACTGCGGCAAAGCAGGCGATTGCAGCCCTTCAGCCACTTCTGTTCTCACGGGCCAATAAGACTCATAAGTCCGAGAAGCTACTGAATGCAATGTCAAATGAGCTTACAACACCATTCCAAGCTCAGGGCATTGAGGATTCAGTGCTGGCTAAGCTCGTATGGGCAAAGCTTACATCCACTCAACGCAATTCACTTCGTCAAGCTGTTTCTAAGTCGCAGCCCAAAGTTGTCAATACTCTTCTAGATCCGGTAAATGTGTATCTTTGGAAGAGCGACCTAGAAACGGCAGTTGTTCCAATCGGGGCTGAGTTAGATGCGGAAGGCCATTTTGTCCAAAAGGGGCTGATCAGTGGTCCTCTACCCGTAGCAACGCGTCGAAAAGCGGTTCTAAACAAGGTGAAGGACATGGCGCATGAACCGGAGCAACTATTCGATCTCGTCAAGGCTCTTTGGAACTCCGGAAGGTACAGCCGGCAGGAAGCTGGCCGGGCTCTTGCCTATTTGCTGGGATGAATGTCGCGCCGAGATGGCTCAGTTCGAGGGGAGTTGAGGTCGGATTCCAATTTCCACGTTGGCCTCGCCCCTAGCGCCCGGCCGCTACACACGCGACTTTTCGCCGCGCTCGGCCTGTACCAGCGCTTCTCTCGCTCTGTCGTAGGTAGCTTGGCTGAGCCTCGGCGCAATCAGGCCGCGTTACTTCTCGTGCTGTTGCAAGGCAGGACTGAGCTCCACGCTTTCGTCAGCGCGTATGCGAAGCCACTCCAGGGCCGTCCGTGATCTCCAGGCGTTCGAGCCAGGTGCGCAGGATTCGCTCGTGGCGTCGACCTTCTTCAGTAGCATTCTGGTTCCTCCGGTTTTTGTGAGTGGAATTGGGGTCGGATTCCAATTTCACTCGACATCAAAACAACGCTTGATGCTCCCTGCAGTACTGCCCACCGCGAAAGCGCGTGGAGTTGCTCCAGCAGTAGCGTCCCTCTGCGTAGCTGATCTTGGCATTGCAGTGAAGGCAGACCAACCGCTTCTGCTGCGGCTCCCCCATTGAAGCATCCGTGACCTTGACAGCAGGTACCTGGCGGGGTGGGGCAGGCTTAGGCGCGCTAGGTGTTTTCGGCGGCTGTTTGGGCTGCATGAACTCCGGAAGTTCAAACGGATTCTCAGGCCGATGCTGCCGGGCGAGCTTTTCGCCCCATTCCTTGATCGTTTCCAGTGAGCGCATGTTGGCGATGCCCCGGAACACGGAACCAATTCCGAGGTCTTTGTCTACGAAGCGCCTATGCCAGCTCGGAAACTGGTCAGCCTTGATCACATTGGAGGTGTCAAAGTCCTTGGCCGCAGGCCGGTTGATGATGGCCTTCGGGTGGAACATCACAACATGGTGAAACTCGAAGTCTGAACCAATGCGATTGGTGATCTCCAGCCGTTCGAGCCAGGTGCGCAGGATTCGCTCGTGCCGTCGACTCTGCTCAATGGGTGAAGGGACGCCGAATCGCTGGCTGTCGTAGTCCACCGTGAACTCGCCCATTGAATTGATGCTGACGCTGCCCGCGTAGTTCTTCGTTTCGATCAGGTAGAAGCCAAAGGCTCGATTGACGATCAGGTGGTCGATCTGGGCTACGTCGCCGTCAATCACCAAGCGAAGATCGTGGAGAACAACGTGGTTTTCGCCTCCCTTGAAATGCTGGTCAAGGAAGTAGGCCGACTCTTTTTCGCCCTGAATGCCTTTGCGTAAGCGCATCAACTCATCCCGCAGCCAAGTCTTTTGACGGGCGTCCAACAGGGGCGACTTCTGAAGATCCTCCAGCAACGAGAGGCGCTTTGACTTGTCGTCTGCCTTTTTCAGCAGCATGCTTGTTCCCTCCGGTTTTTTTGGGATTCTGCCCCGGAATAGGAGACGCCGGCCGTGGCTCAAGCGCAAGGTAGTAGCGGGCAACCGCCCCATAGACCGCCGCATGGCAAGCCATTACGATCGCGCGGTTTATCCAAATCAAGACGGAAAGCCGCCCCATGCACCTGTTCGCCTCGACCCGCGCTGTCGTTCTGGGCACCGTCGTTGTTCTGTGCCAACCCATCGTCACCCTGCCGGCCCATGCTGACGGCGGCTGCGTCACTCGGCCCCTGACCACCGCGGAGTCGGCTCGGGTCAAGGCGAATTTCGGCGCGATCGCCGCGGCGCTGCCCAAGGCACCCAAGGGTTGGGAGGCCGACGAGGATGAAGGCGCGAACTCGGCGCGCGACGGCGTGTGCAAGAGCGGCCACGATCCCTATCGGTATTCGTTCATCCGTCGCTTCAACCGCGCCGACAACGTGCAGGCCAGGCAGCAGAAGGTCGTCGAGGCGTCCGCCGGCCTGCACACGGCCAGCGCGCAGGCCACCATGGATTCGTTCGACAAGCGGCAGCAGGCCCTGGCGGCGCAAATGGAAAAGGCCGCCGCCAAACAGGACCTGGCTGCCGTGCAGCGGCTGGGCGCGCAGATGGAAAAGCTCGAGGCCGAACGGGCCAAGGCGATGAATGCCGGCGGCGCGCTGGACCGGACGGATGCCGCCGCGGCCGAAGCCGGCAAGGACAGCGCCATTACCATCGGCGTGGACGTCAACCGCGACGAATACAGCTTCGGCGGCAAGGCCACATCGGTGAAGATCGACGGCGCC
Above is a window of Ramlibacter tataouinensis DNA encoding:
- a CDS encoding ATP-dependent nuclease, translated to MNEVKLDDPEGERFLSFFLVVYVPAIRDISADGLQPFKEALLDSLRKQRGADSLHQVNGKVRASISRHARDMLVAPNQIAREWLGVDNLSLDSSHIAVDQIVSNAGIRVRIGPNSLPLGRLGTGHQSAVIIKLYRDVGKVTGQTVLYLFEEPDNHLHPTSIRVVAQELKSCATGDSQVFATTHSPYLLNQFDLAGVLPLYVDNQRLTQKRPVNLTKSQRAMRSLLGKFGLRPAEALLAKRVVVVEGPNDVNFLRALIELQTNLAPEHQDLLIVPVGGKGQVSELCLLLDELGADWRALFDWDAAYGTNQPLFKSGLATQDVTAAKQAIAALQPLLFSRANKTHKSEKLLNAMSNELTTPFQAQGIEDSVLAKLVWAKLTSTQRNSLRQAVSKSQPKVVNTLLDPVNVYLWKSDLETAVVPIGAELDAEGHFVQKGLISGPLPVATRRKAVLNKVKDMAHEPEQLFDLVKALWNSGRYSRQEAGRALAYLLG
- a CDS encoding nuclease-related domain-containing protein codes for the protein MLLKKADDKSKRLSLLEDLQKSPLLDARQKTWLRDELMRLRKGIQGEKESAYFLDQHFKGGENHVVLHDLRLVIDGDVAQIDHLIVNRAFGFYLIETKNYAGSVSINSMGEFTVDYDSQRFGVPSPIEQSRRHERILRTWLERLEITNRIGSDFEFHHVVMFHPKAIINRPAAKDFDTSNVIKADQFPSWHRRFVDKDLGIGSVFRGIANMRSLETIKEWGEKLARQHRPENPFELPEFMQPKQPPKTPSAPKPAPPRQVPAVKVTDASMGEPQQKRLVCLHCNAKISYAEGRYCWSNSTRFRGGQYCREHQALF
- a CDS encoding ABC transporter C-terminal domain-containing protein, which encodes MHLFASTRAVVLGTVVVLCQPIVTLPAHADGGCVTRPLTTAESARVKANFGAIAAALPKAPKGWEADEDEGANSARDGVCKSGHDPYRYSFIRRFNRADNVQARQQKVVEASAGLHTASAQATMDSFDKRQQALAAQMEKAAAKQDLAAVQRLGAQMEKLEAERAKAMNAGGALDRTDAAAAEAGKDSAITIGVDVNRDEYSFGGKATSVKIDGADAAYLFNVTGEAAIFLGAWGPVQDHFLKARVDDAKAQPQWPVQNIVVYFQADKSRLPALMKQVDVPKLRALMAR